From the Gouania willdenowi chromosome 19, fGouWil2.1, whole genome shotgun sequence genome, one window contains:
- the LOC114481804 gene encoding tryptase gamma-like, with translation GVLAGGKDSCQGDSGGPLVNQKGSTWVQSGVVSFGFGCARPNLPGVYSRVSRYQSWINSHIQSDRPGFVQFTSSGPDADSSYTCPGLPLAASSSPTASIIKPTLGSLMSSTTTSTLSLPTYVAMHP, from the exons GGGGTCTTGGCAGGAGGCAAAGACTCGTGTCAG GGTGACTCTGGAGGGCCTTTGGTCAATCAAAAAGGCTCCACTTGGGTCCAGTCAGGAGTGGTCAGTTTTGGCTTTGGCTGTGCTCGGCCCAATCTCCCAGGAGTCTACTCCAGGGTTTCCAGATACCAGTCTTGGATCAACTCCCACATCCAATCAGACAGACCAGGCTTTGTGCAGTTTACCTCCAGTGGGCCAGATGCTGACAGCAGCTACACTTGTCCTGGCCTTCCACTTGCAGCCTCTTCATCTCCTACTGCTTCCATTATCAAACCTACACTGGGCTCTTTAATGTCATCGACAACTACCTCAACTTTATCTTTGCCTACT TATGTGGCAATGCACCCCTAA
- the LOC114482030 gene encoding tryptase gamma-like — MLVFNHMYAIFSHSSSPDFREWTVNVGRQLSNDFELSLSVTNISITNMSSSNIALIQLTKPVSFSDYVQPLCVDINDDLTFPSGTECWVTGWLMESRRKRFLKVDPLLRDLETQVTACSDASDSENICTFSVDLQQGHEGSPLLCKSESSWFQAAVVTLSGNKALGRVDIQVFAKTSRFASFLKETVGDMPSPASISNGITPVFSMFLWFIPLMFSLL, encoded by the exons atgtTGGTTTTTAATCACATGTATGCCATTTTCTCTCACAGTTCTTCCCCAGATTTTCGTGAATGGACCGTTAATGTTGGTCGGCAGCTTTCCAACGATTTTGAGTTATCATTGAGTGTAACAAACATATCCATAACCAATATGTCTTCGTCAAACATTGCATTAATACAGCTGACCAAACCCGTCAGCTTCAGTGATTACGTTCAGCCTCTATGTGTGGACATCAACGATGATCTAACCTTCCCTAGTGGTACAGAATGCTGGGTAACAGGCTGGTTGATGGAAAGCAGGAGGAAAC gttttttaaaagtggatCCACTTCTCAGAGACCTTGAAACTCAGGTTACAGCTTGTTCGGATGCCTCTGATTCGGAAAACATTTGTACTTTTTCCGTTGATCTTCAACAG GGTCATGAAGGGAGCCCTTTGCTCTGCAAGTCAGAGTCATCATGGTTCCAGGCTGCTGTTGTTACTCTCAGTGGAAACAAAGCCCTGGGCCGTGTGGATATTCAGGTCTTTGCCAAAACATCAAGATTTGCATCATTTTTAAAGGAGACAGTTGGTGACATGCCTTCACCTGCATCCATTTCAAATGGAATTACACCTGTTTTCTCAATGTTTCTGTGGTTTATTCCcttaatgttttctttgttgtga